A stretch of DNA from Macrotis lagotis isolate mMagLag1 chromosome X, bilby.v1.9.chrom.fasta, whole genome shotgun sequence:
CTATGTGGATGTGTAGTTAAGTTACCGTATACAAAGGCAAATCATTGCGTGTTCTAAACCATCTACAAGCTGACGTCTTTAAGAGCTTAGTCATTGTCTGATCCATTTGGAGGTAAGAAAACTAGTGCATCATTAAACGTGTGTCCGTATGCCCTAAGTCGGTATACACCATACATCATCACATGCATCTGGTTTGGAGCCAGGTCATTAAAAGTGACAGCCATGTCTGAACAGCATCCCTCTACTACTTGCTGGGGGTTATTTGACATTGCCTCTTTAATAAGAGATCCAACTGATTTGGTGTTAAATACATCTTTTCCTTCAGAATCTTCGGCATTTTCTGCAAATACTCCAGAATACTTCAAGCACGCTGCTAGCTGCTTATCTTCAGATATCTTCCAAATCATTCCTCCTTGTTCGGGACACTTTTTGGGGTCACTGAGAAGGCTGTTCAGTCTTTTTAATGATTCGATACTTAAGACAATTCCTCCTTCAATATCAACATACTCAAGCTCTCCAGATTTTACAGTATGGCCTATATAAAATGGTTGCATTGCATCTCTTTTCAACaagaaaaacttcaaattttCAATTACAGCAAATGTAGTAGGTCGGGCAAGGAAGAACCAGTTGTATTCATCTTTATAATGATCAAAGGCATATTTATATGCTTTTTTCATCATTGTCCACATGTCATTTGTTTCAAGATTAATTGACTCAAAAACCTTAATACTTTCAGTACAGAAGAACTCTACTTTGTCACAGTGTTTGGTCCAAGTGTCTTTCACGGCCGCCCAACGACCCACATCTTTGGGTTTGACAAGTATCATACAGTATACACGAATGCTCTTAACAAGTTCCATGCGTTCAGCTtcagaaattttcaaaaagtcTTCTTTGCTAAGTGCTTGAAGATGATGGTGCTCGTGATGAGTTAGATTTTCATGACCAATCCTAATGTGTCCTAGCATAGTAACCAAAGCACAGAAAATGCTTCCAAGCATCATACCCTTCAAAAATGAACTGCtttcaaaaagcatttttcctataaagaagaaaaagacccttCAGATACCTTATGGAAAGGCATAGTCtagtcatttcattttctatttgctCATATGACTTTTGTTATTATAAGGCCTAAAATTACAGTTACTGGGTTCTTTTTATAGAACATATACATTCAGTGGTAATGGGTCTCCTTGatttcaaggaaagaaaacatatttttaacaaagtcttgaaagagaaaatatctttTGTCTATGTACCTGCAATTCTGCTTTGGAAAATATGGCCACTGCACACATGCTTATAACAGTCTATACTTTGACAGTATGCAATTAGTGGGTAAAGTCAGAGCTTTGATTCATCCCTTCTCTCTAGGAGAGAATTAGAATGGAAATGTCAGGCACATGGCAAGTgcttattaagtgcttgctaacACATTGATTCTTGGATTCCATAAGGGAATTTAGTTCCTTTATTATGAGGAGGCTTTGAAGACAGATAGTGTGGAGGAGTAGACAGAAACatggagacctgggttcaaatcctaggtCCAGATGCTTGTcatctgtgtgatcctaagcaagtcactt
This window harbors:
- the C1GALT1C1 gene encoding C1GALT1-specific chaperone 1, which codes for MLFESSSFLKGMMLGSIFCALVTMLGHIRIGHENLTHHEHHHLQALSKEDFLKISEAERMELVKSIRVYCMILVKPKDVGRWAAVKDTWTKHCDKVEFFCTESIKVFESINLETNDMWTMMKKAYKYAFDHYKDEYNWFFLARPTTFAVIENLKFFLLKRDAMQPFYIGHTVKSGELEYVDIEGGIVLSIESLKRLNSLLSDPKKCPEQGGMIWKISEDKQLAACLKYSGVFAENAEDSEGKDVFNTKSVGSLIKEAMSNNPQQVVEGCCSDMAVTFNDLAPNQMHVMMYGVYRLRAYGHTFNDALVFLPPNGSDND